Sequence from the Cryptococcus neoformans var. grubii H99 chromosome 3, complete sequence genome:
ATGACCCCCTGGTACAGTGGGAACTAGGAGAAATGGAAGCCGCACTGGCTCAGGAGCAACTCAATCACCAAGTGTCTTACAATGATTTCTTCAAAACGAGCGGTAATCGAAGACGATTGATGGTGCTCATTTCGCTTTCGGTCGGATCGAATTGGGTGGGTAACGGTGTGATCTCTTAGTGGGTTGTTTTGTTTGAAGGCATATACAAAGTGGATAACCGGCTGACCGATTCTGTTAGCTACCTTACGCCTGTGCTCCAATCCGTCGGAATCACCTCTGCTGTTCAGATCACCCTTCTCACGTCGGGCTTAGGTGGGCGCGCGTTTGACAAAGCATTTACAACCCTATTGACGAATACATCCCCAGCTATTTGGAATCTCATCCTATCGTTATTCGCCGCATTGCATGTGGAACGGTTCGGTCGTCGAccgctcttcctcatttcaATAGCCGGGATGCTCGCGTCCTACGCCTTTGTCATGGGATTCTCCGCCGGCTTTGCAGAGAGCCATAAGGCAAGTCTAGGGATCGCTGTGATTCCCTTTTTGTTTCTGTGAGTGTATTCCTCGCGGATCATCATTTCAGTCTGACCAAAGATAACCAGGTATTTTGGCTTTTACGACATCGCCTGGACACCTCTTCCGGTGCCTTATACAGCCGAGATCCTTCCTTTTAACATGCGCACTAAAGGACTGGCTCTTTTCACTTCGACAGGAACCCTGGCCAACGCATTCAACCAGTTTGTAAATCCAATCGCCCTCAAAAAACTTCACTGGAAGTAGTAAGTGTTTAATCCCCGTCGGCGGGACCAAAGCCGTTACTGACTCTTCCAAAGCTACGCAGTCTACATTGCCATCCTCATATTCTACTTTGTCTTAGCGTATATTGCCTATCCAGAAACGAAGAACCACACGATCGAAGAGGTTTCGATGATCTTTGACAAGCAGAATGCGGACATAAAGCACTTGGGCGAGCAAGCGATTCAGGAGGTTGAAAAAGGTACAACAGAGCATTTTGAGCATCAAAGGGTGAACAGCCTTGAGCTAAAGGCGATCACATCACATCAAAGTGACATTAACAAGAATAATCTCGATAGGCTGATGGTTTGAGAAGCATCCGTATGCGCTGAAGGATGAAGCTGGATTACATGTAGCTTTTGTACTATTAGAAGATTAATGCTATACAATCATTCTTACGAAGGGATAGTATAAAGAACGGAACCATCTTCAGATCCACTGACTAGGGCTTGCGGCAGCAACTGTGAAAAGTCAAAATAGTAGTGTCCTAGATCAAGTCCATTATCTCCTGCCAAAGCGCCGTTCTGACCCAACAAGGAATTGATGTCGAAGTCCCATGTTAGATCGGGAAGACCTGGATCAAGAATCGTTGAGCTGCTTTATTGTATCAGTCCATGCAACATATTCCAAATTATAAACTCACTCTGTGTCTGCACGGCTGTCCCCGACATCAAGTGATAGACCTGTTGTGCGTACCAAATCTTTGGAAAGTTGGGCGATCCAGCCACAGATCTCGGTCTCAGACAGATCATTAGCTTCCAAAGTATCAATTGCCCTTTTGAGATAGTGAATCAGCACGGCTTGATCGATAGGTATTGGCTGGCGTAACCTCGCCACCATGAGTCGAATGAAGAATACGCAGGCCTGCCCGAGTATCAGAACAACGTACTGAATGGATTGTAGAGTATCAGTTGAAGTTCGTTCTGGACCTGAAAGACCTGTTATATGGTCCCACTCACATCCCCACCATATCGGGCGATCGGCTCCAGACAATCGTCTCCAGCGTGTATTTGCACCAACTTCATCGCTGCCTCACAAGCTGTCGTGAGGCGAGACAAAAGTGCTGGATCGGACTCCTCACCCCTAGCATCCTCCGCCGCGATCAGGTTGAGCGCCAATGCATTGACGCACAATCGCACGTGTTCACCGTGGATCTTGCATAATCGGGTATATGCTCCCAAACCAATCGCATCAAATGAACCTAATTATTGATCAGTATTATTTCGTGTAAAGGACTGCCCACCCACCGCTCCATGTCCATTGTCGATTCCATTCGTCCAGACGAGGATTAAATTCCGCCATGAGAGCAGAGATATCGGACCATGCGGTAGCGAAAGAAGTCTCAGTGAGGTGTCGCGGCGTTGGAGACAATCCGGCATTTTTGACTCCCCCGATGAAATCCTTGGCAATCTATACCAAGGGATCAGCACCCAATCTATCTTGGATTCTGTTCACTCACCACTGTCAAGTCGGCGAGGCCAGTAAAATAGGTCGCCGCAGATGAGTCTAAATGAGCTAATGGCCCGAGCTTGCGCACGATGGCCAGATACTGTCTACAGTTCGGTTGGCCGAGCGACATCATAAGGGGACGGCCCAGCCCAAGACTGAGGAATGTGTCATATCTGCAATGGTAAATCGATGGCCTGGCCGATGTGTTGTAATCGTACTCACTGAGAGACCGCAAGCCATGTGTGCCATCCTTCCAAAATACGATTAATCTCGTGGATCTCGGTCAGATCTAGTTGACCAGAATTGAGCGCTCGTGCGATCACAGGATGTCCAAGTGCCTCCTGCATTCCAATGCGATGGGCCAATCGAGCGCAGATCCCCGTAACCATCCATTGGTCTGGAGATAAACCTTTCCCTCGCAAGTTCCAGACCGATAGCAACAATGCCGCCTGGACATCTGCGAGTTGATGCTGCTTTCGCATGACCAGGAAACCCAAGTGGGAATATGCTAGATCGGCGAGGACCCCAGGGGTGTCGAGAGCCATGGCAGCTACAAATCTCGAATCGACAGAGACTCGTGCTCGATGTCGAACGTAATAGCGCGCTGCGACAGAGATAATCACGGTGACGAGGAAAGGCGAGCAAGAGCTGACTTGTTCAAAATCGCCTTCGAGGTGTTGACTTGGTTTCAGAACAGGGAATAAGGGGTGACAGTAACGGAAAAAGCTGCGCGGTTTCTGCATTAGCGTGACTCAAatagaagaggagagaagacgCACAAACCAAACAAAGTCACAGCAAAGGACTTATCCAAAATCCCTTCCGAAACAGGATCACTTCGGAGTCCAACTTTGGCCACATATTGCGTTAAACCAGGAACAGACTCGACATCGGAAACACCTTGGGATGTTGGGGCAGCAGGCTCACCCGACCAAACTGCCGGGTATTTCATAAGAGGCGGAAAAGGCGCCGAGTTCCGTTGCAAAGCCTCCCAGCGAGAATCTAGTGTTTCAGCATACCGTGCAGGAGGAGACGCCTTCGAGCCTCCGGACGATAAACGACGGCTTGGTTGATCGCTCTTGTGGGAGAGGGCAGGCTGAGGAGCAGTCGGCGAAACCGTCAGTCGCCGCATATCAACCGGAAATGAGGACGATGACTCATTCAGGGAATTAGGGATAGTGAGAGGGTAGCTCTGAGATTGTGAACTAACCAATGGTGAAGAATACGGTATTGGGTTGGTAGTGGTATTAGCAATCGTGATTGGCGGTGGGATAGAGGGTGATCGTGGATTTTGAGTGAGGTGACTGAGGCCAGACACTAAGTCCATCACCGTTTTCTCTAGCTGAGCTATGCGTTGATTGGTTAACGGGAAGCTTGACGACGAATCTGTCACTCCATCACCGAAGTCACACACGGAGTCGGCGCGATTACAAGCATTGCAAGGATGGCCGCCGATGCACCGGAGCTTCTTGAGTCGACACCTTTCACAGGCAAGGGTAGCACGGTTTGAACGTTGACGTTGTCGGCGTTGCTCAGTCAAGCCTGCTTCGGGGGATGGAGGGGTTTCGACACGCTGGGTTCGGCGACGTCCATTCCCGTTCCCACGCATGGGACCAGAAGACGGAGTCAGAGGTGTCGTTGACATGTTCCGGCAGTGCTACGTTTCTAGATTATCATGACATGTGTAACATCATAATCAGCATGATGAGCGACAAACGAGGTCCCAAGCGGAGAAAAGTTCAGGGGCGAATCCAGAGTCGGTGCTCATGGGACTCCGCATAATTAATGAAAACTTGTCATGGACGGCGCAATAAATTAAGGCACGACACAATCCCCCTTGACCGACATTGACCGGTCTCCGTCGTGGGGGACAGCTGAGCCTAGCACTCAATACGAACCGACCCCTCGACAGCATTGGAATTCTCATTTTACGTCGTCCGAAGCTGGTCCTTATTCACATCGGTGGTAACTCTACACGAAACAGCCCCAGCAGAGACAAGCAGAGACAGCGCGAGTGCCGCTagggttagggggttagggtCGTACTGGTGCTAGCTCATCGAATACGCCATACCCTTTCTCTCGGCCACGACGCGACTATATACCATGGAGTCGGAAACAGCCAAGCCAAGGTGGTACAGACGCCGATCATGATTCACAACAGATTGGACGATCGGTTCTGGAAGAAACAATTCCTCGGATAATAATCCAGCGATGCATAGAACAGTACAAATCTACATGGTACCTAACATAATACGGCACAAATTGGGCCTCACATCAACAGGGAACACGTCATTTCAAGAAATCAGTATGCTCGTTGCCTTTAGATATCCTTAgcctccaaatccttcgCACTCGTCGACTTCTCGTCGGTATGAGTAAGAGAGTTGGCTGAAAGGGCTGCCGTGTCGATGTTGCTCTCGACATCTCCGGTCCCAGAAGACGTTCGTCGCTCTCTTTGGTCGAACACTCTGGAGGCCTCCTCTGCAGACAGGCGCTTTGTCTCCGGAAAgacaaggaagatgaataCCAAGTAAAATGCGAGGATTGCCACATACACGGCGTAGCTGTGCAAAGTCAGTGACGGCTGGGTTCATGAGACGTCCAGACTCACTATTTCCAACTAATGGCCTTCAGAGCGAGGGGGTTGACGAATTGGTTAAAGGCGTTACCTAGTGTCGCAGTACTGGTGAACAGGGCCATGCCCTTCGATCGAATGTTAAAAGGCAAGATTTCAACAGTGTACGCGATCGGAAGTGGAGTAAAAGCGATATCATAGAAGCCGAAGTAGCTGAGAAGGTGAGTCAGTCAGAGTGCTGAATGTTTCCAGAACGGAAGTGTTAAGCTCACATGAAGAGAAATGGGATGACCGCTGTCCCAATGCTCTGTTGTTTAGTCTTGGCAAAACCGGCGGACAAGCCCATGACCACGGCATAGGAGCATAACATTCCAAGGGTCGAAGTGAGGAACAAAGGTCGACGTCCAAACTTGTCACAAAAGACAGCAGCCGTACCGGCGAGAATCAAGTTCCAAAGGGCTATTGTAATCGGTTAGATTTAGAGATGGTACATGGAGAAGTGGGATTTACCGAGGCCGGCATTGATGAGTGTTATTTGAACGGGCTTGGTAACACCCACTTGTTTGAGGATTGGAGACAGATAACTGTATTAAGCAGACATGTCAGTTATAACTTTTACAACTTTTACAAAGAACAAGGCACTTCGGACTTACTAAGTGATGATACCATTGCCCATCCAGTTCAAGGACAGGGCCATAGCGATGAGGACGAACAGTCGCTTTCGATTGCCGGGCGTTCGCAAGAAGTCGAGGTATCCGGCTTGCTTACTGATAATCTCTCGCTCAATGGCAGCTGCAATCTCTCGCATTTCGAGCTGGACAAGAGGGTCGCTCTTGTCCCCATTGGCGTGATACGTGGCAAGAACCTCGAGAGCTTGTTCCTCCCGGCCGTTTTTGATCAGCCACTATGAAAGGTACACGGATAAGTACGCATCACAGAACCAGTAGACGGGACTTACACGAGGCGATTCGGGCGCAAATGCGACGACAATTAAGACAAAGACGGGACCAACAACTTGCAGCAAAGATGGGAAGCGCCAACCCCAGTTACCCGGCACATACAGGCCGACGACTAAGTCGGGGATCAGCCACAGGCATAAGACATCGCCGGAAACAGAATATCGCTCACACGTCATAAAAGCCGCGAAGAATATGCCAAAGTACGCAAATGTCTGATAGCATGATCCGAGAATCGCCCGAATACGAGGATGGGCGATCTCCTGGATCAGCACTGGAGCGGCAACCTTGACAATGCCGACACCGCAACCGATAACAGCGCGACCTAGCATGATCTTCTTGTCAGTACGCTCTAAAATGAAATGGCAAATGATTCACCTCCACACCACATTCCAATCGAGGTGGCGAAAGTGTTGATGAGTGACCCGGCGAGGATGACGATATTGGCGATGGCGATACACCAACGACGACCGTATTTTGTGGTGATCCAATCGCCAATGAAAGAAGTGAAGACAGAGGGTATGAAAAATGACGCGGCATAGATACCCAGCAGAGATCCTGTCGGGTAATTGAAAAAC
This genomic interval carries:
- a CDS encoding hexose transporter protein, variant 2 — translated: MTNKVKWQDVPNNTNPIWYKDAGLRRNVAHGLGLCLVIATNGYQAGLLTGFQAMPTWQKFFNYPTGSLLGIYAASFFIPSVFTSFIGDWITTKYGRRWCIAIANIVILAGSLINTFATSIGMWCGGRAVIGCGVGIVKVAAPVLIQEIAHPRIRAILGSCYQTFAYFGIFFAAFMTFVGLYVPGNWGWRFPSLLQVVGPVFVLIVVAFAPESPRWLIKNGREEQALEVLATYHANGDKSDPLVQLEMREIAAAIEREIISKQAGYLDFLRTPGNRKRLFVLIAMALSLNWMGNGIITYYLSPILKQVGVTKPVQITLINAGLALWNLILAGTAAVFCDKFGRRPLFLTSTLGMLCSYAVVMGLSAGFAKTKQQSIGTAVIPFLFIYFGFYDIAFTPLPIAYTVEILPFNIRSKGMALFTSTATLGNAFNQFVNPLALKAISWKYYAVYVAILAFYLVFIFLVFPETKRLSAEEASRVFDQRERRTSSGTGDVESNIDTAALSANSLTHTDEKSTSAKDLEAKDI
- a CDS encoding sugar transporter; translated protein: MAVGQLSSFSDIPNNTSRYWYKDRGLKANVTHCLGLCCVIYYLGYDASLLNGLQAIRAWEEFMHYPTGNLLGLYAASFFLPTIFTAYIGDYCARRLGRTKTVALGTLIILAGSLINALATNPGMWVAGRAIIGAGGGIAKVATPALIQEIAHPRLRPTLACCYYPFFYFGSLFSALFCFAGLYIPNSWSWRLPSIIQVVGPIVVLITLLRCPESPRWFISVGRREQALAVLAKYHANGVLDDPLVQWELGEMEAALAQEQLNHQVSYNDFFKTSGNRRRLMVLISLSVGSNWVGNGVISYYLTPVLQSVGITSAVQITLLTSGLAIWNLILSLFAALHVERFGRRPLFLISIAGMLASYAFVMGFSAGFAESHKASLGIAVIPFLFLYFGFYDIAWTPLPVPYTAEILPFNMRTKGLALFTSTGTLANAFNQFVNPIALKKLHWKYYAVYIAILIFYFVLAYIAYPETKNHTIEEVSMIFDKQNADIKHLGEQAIQEVEKGTTEHFEHQRVNSLELKAITSHQSDINKNNLDRLMV
- a CDS encoding hexose transporter protein, variant 3, yielding MTNKVKWQDVPNNTNPIWYKDAGLRRNVAHGLGLCLVIATNVDQAGLLTGFQAMPTWQKFFNYPTGSLLGIYAASFFIPSVFTSFIGDWITTKYGRRWCIAIANIVILAGSLINTFATSIGMWCGGRAVIGCGVGIVKVAAPVLIQEIAHPRIRAILGSCYQTFAYFGIFFAAFMTFVGLYVPGNWGWRFPSLLQVVGPVFVLIVVAFAPESPRWLIKNGREEQALEVLATYHANGDKSDPLVQLEMREIAAAIEREIISKQAGYLDFLRTPGNRKRLFVLIAMALSLNWMGNGIITYYLSPILKQVGVTKPVQITLINAGLALWNLILAGTAAVFCDKFGRRPLFLTSTLGMLCSYAVVMGLSAGFAKTKQQSIGTAVIPFLFIYFGFYDIAFTPLPIAYTVEILPFNIRSKGMALFTSTATLGNAFNQFVNPLALKAISWKYYAVYVAILAFYLVFIFLVFPETKRLSAEEASRVFDQRERRTSSGTGDVESNIDTAALSANSLTHTDEKSTSAKDLEAKDI